A stretch of Paenibacillus sp. URB8-2 DNA encodes these proteins:
- a CDS encoding ABC transporter permease, producing the protein MSSYLLKRVMVLIPVLIGMTIIVFSIIHAIPGDPAETILGQKATEQSKQALREQLGLDKPWISQYFDYMGDLLKGDLGTSIRTKTPIAKEIVPYLAATLELTAAAMLFATFVGINAGILSAWKQNSWFDYTAMIIALIGVSMPIFWLGLMEQLVFALKLHWLPSIGRMNQRDPVESITNLYVIDSILAGRWDQLWTVIKHLILPSIALGTIPMAIIARMTRSSMLEVMNSDYIRTAKAKGLSQFLVVYKHALKNSLIPVLTVVGLQTGALLGGAVLTETIFAWPGVGRYIFEAISSRDYPVIQSGILIIAFIFVIINLLVDLLYAAIDPRIQYK; encoded by the coding sequence TTGAGTTCCTACTTATTAAAACGTGTCATGGTGCTGATTCCCGTCTTGATCGGCATGACGATTATCGTATTTTCTATCATCCATGCCATTCCCGGAGATCCGGCGGAGACGATTCTGGGCCAGAAGGCGACAGAGCAGTCCAAACAGGCGCTGCGGGAACAGCTCGGTCTCGACAAGCCCTGGATTTCGCAGTACTTTGATTACATGGGCGATCTGCTGAAAGGCGATTTGGGGACCTCCATCCGCACCAAGACGCCGATTGCCAAAGAAATCGTTCCTTACCTGGCGGCAACGCTGGAGCTTACGGCGGCCGCGATGCTGTTCGCCACCTTCGTCGGCATAAATGCCGGCATTTTGAGTGCCTGGAAGCAGAACTCATGGTTTGACTATACCGCGATGATTATCGCGCTGATTGGAGTGTCCATGCCGATATTCTGGCTTGGCCTCATGGAACAACTGGTTTTTGCGTTAAAGCTTCACTGGCTGCCCTCGATCGGAAGGATGAATCAGCGGGACCCGGTGGAGAGCATCACCAATTTGTATGTAATCGACAGTATTTTGGCGGGACGCTGGGATCAGCTCTGGACCGTCATCAAGCATTTGATTCTCCCGAGCATCGCGCTTGGAACGATTCCGATGGCGATTATCGCCCGGATGACACGCTCCAGTATGCTGGAGGTCATGAATTCCGACTATATCCGCACGGCCAAAGCCAAGGGACTGTCACAGTTCCTCGTCGTGTACAAGCACGCCCTGAAAAATTCGCTGATTCCCGTGCTGACCGTCGTTGGTCTGCAGACGGGAGCTCTGCTCGGCGGCGCGGTGCTGACAGAGACGATCTTCGCCTGGCCGGGCGTGGGACGGTATATATTTGAAGCGATCAGCTCGCGCGATTATCCGGTTATCCAATCCGGAATTCTCATCATCGCTTTTATTTTCGTTATCATCAATCTGCTTGTGGATCTGCTGTATGCCGCCATCGATCCGCGCATTCAATACAAGTAA
- the nikC gene encoding nickel transporter permease → MSQASLNVNSEAASAEKVSSPWRDAWKAFRRNKTAMLGLGIIVFFILIAALAPFIAPYDYKEQVLMDRLKAPSADHWFGTDDLGRDMFTRILYGARISLWVGFFSVIGSIIVGTLLGVLAGFYGRWIDMLISRLFDILLAFPSILLAIAIVAILGPSLQNALYAIAIVNIPTYGRLVRAKVLSLKSEEYITAARAIGMKNTRILLTHILPNSLTPIIVQGTLGIATAIIEAAALGFLGLGAQPPEPEWGKMLSDSRQFIQKAPWTVVFPGLSIMMTVLGFNLMGDGLRDVLDPRTKN, encoded by the coding sequence TTGTCACAGGCATCATTAAACGTAAATTCGGAAGCCGCTTCTGCCGAAAAGGTCTCCAGCCCTTGGCGCGACGCATGGAAGGCATTCCGCAGAAATAAAACGGCGATGCTCGGACTCGGCATTATCGTGTTCTTTATCCTGATCGCGGCGCTGGCACCGTTCATCGCCCCTTACGATTACAAGGAGCAGGTGCTGATGGACCGGCTGAAGGCGCCTTCCGCCGACCATTGGTTCGGAACGGACGACCTCGGCAGAGATATGTTCACCCGTATCCTCTACGGCGCCCGCATTTCGCTTTGGGTGGGCTTTTTCTCCGTCATCGGCTCCATTATCGTCGGCACATTGCTCGGCGTGCTTGCCGGCTTTTACGGCAGATGGATCGACATGCTCATTTCGCGCCTGTTCGATATCCTGCTCGCGTTTCCAAGCATTCTGCTGGCGATCGCCATCGTGGCCATTCTCGGGCCGTCGCTGCAGAACGCCCTTTACGCCATCGCCATCGTCAACATTCCGACTTACGGGCGGCTTGTGCGAGCGAAGGTGCTCAGCCTGAAGTCGGAGGAGTACATTACGGCAGCGAGGGCAATCGGCATGAAGAACACCCGCATTCTGCTCACCCACATCCTGCCGAACAGCCTCACGCCGATTATCGTTCAGGGGACGCTCGGCATCGCCACCGCGATTATCGAAGCGGCCGCGCTCGGCTTTCTCGGGCTCGGCGCCCAGCCTCCGGAACCCGAATGGGGCAAAATGCTGTCGGATTCCCGCCAGTTTATCCAGAAGGCGCCCTGGACGGTCGTCTTCCCGGGTCTGTCCATTATGATGACCGTGCTCGGCTTCAATCTGATGGGCGACGGTCTGCGCGATGTGCTTGATCCCCGGACGAAAAACTAA
- the modA gene encoding molybdate ABC transporter substrate-binding protein: MLKKLAMVVMAVALFAATPLATSGKAEAAGKTQIIVSAAASLQDSLDKIAVQYEKAHPNIDLVFNYAASGTLQKQIEQGAPADIFFSAGDKQMKALVDGGLISTNKELLKNQLVVVVPANSKAKLTTISQLTGASFKKVAVGQPESVPAGQYAQQSLTFKKIWDPLQSKLVFGKDVRTVLSYVETGNADAGFVYKTDALTSSKVKIALKVASFAHKPINYPLGIVKSTEHKTEAEAFYAYLQTSAATSVFKSFGFLLY, from the coding sequence ATGTTAAAAAAGCTAGCAATGGTAGTCATGGCGGTGGCATTATTCGCTGCAACGCCCCTGGCCACAAGCGGTAAGGCAGAGGCTGCGGGCAAGACCCAAATTATCGTATCGGCAGCAGCGAGTTTGCAGGACAGCCTGGATAAAATCGCCGTTCAATACGAGAAAGCCCATCCGAATATCGATCTCGTCTTTAACTATGCTGCATCCGGCACATTGCAGAAGCAAATCGAGCAGGGCGCTCCGGCTGATATTTTCTTCTCGGCAGGCGATAAGCAAATGAAAGCTCTCGTTGATGGCGGGCTCATTTCCACCAATAAAGAACTGCTGAAAAATCAACTGGTGGTTGTAGTTCCTGCGAACTCGAAAGCGAAGCTTACCACGATCTCGCAGCTTACGGGCGCTTCGTTCAAGAAAGTGGCAGTAGGCCAGCCGGAATCAGTACCGGCCGGACAATATGCGCAGCAATCGCTGACTTTCAAAAAGATTTGGGACCCGCTGCAAAGCAAACTGGTCTTTGGCAAAGACGTGCGCACTGTGCTCTCCTATGTTGAAACAGGCAATGCGGACGCGGGCTTTGTCTACAAAACCGATGCTCTGACCTCCAGTAAAGTTAAAATAGCTCTGAAAGTAGCCTCTTTCGCCCATAAACCAATTAACTATCCGCTCGGCATCGTTAAGAGCACAGAGCATAAGACCGAAGCCGAAGCGTTCTACGCTTATCTTCAAACAAGCGCGGCAACCAGCGTATTTAAATCATTTGGATTTTTGCTCTACTAA
- the modB gene encoding molybdate ABC transporter permease subunit — translation MDINWTDFMAPVWLSIKIAVITSLVVFILAAAIAKAMANRKFPGHSLIETVLLLPLVLPPTVVGFVLLVVLGRRSWLGEWYENLTGGTILFTWGSAVIASVVVAFPLVYRTLKAGFEGVDRDLEDAARAQGAGEFQVLRYVTLPLAIRTLAAGYVLGFARGLGEFGATIMVAGNIPNRTQTIPTAIYVAVDGGDMTLAWLWVISIIVISAIMLMFVNRYS, via the coding sequence ATGGACATCAATTGGACCGACTTTATGGCCCCGGTGTGGCTATCGATTAAAATAGCAGTAATAACCAGCTTGGTTGTATTCATCCTGGCGGCGGCGATTGCCAAAGCGATGGCGAACCGGAAGTTTCCGGGCCACAGCCTAATCGAAACCGTGCTCTTGCTGCCCTTGGTTCTTCCGCCTACGGTTGTGGGTTTTGTACTTCTGGTCGTGTTGGGAAGAAGAAGCTGGCTTGGCGAATGGTACGAAAATTTAACCGGCGGAACGATTCTGTTCACTTGGGGATCGGCGGTAATTGCGTCCGTCGTGGTCGCTTTTCCGCTCGTTTACCGCACACTGAAAGCCGGTTTCGAGGGCGTCGACCGAGATTTGGAAGATGCGGCTCGCGCGCAGGGAGCGGGAGAGTTTCAAGTGCTTCGCTATGTAACGCTTCCGCTCGCCATCCGGACGCTTGCGGCAGGCTATGTCCTTGGCTTCGCCCGCGGACTCGGCGAGTTCGGAGCGACGATCATGGTGGCCGGGAATATTCCTAACCGTACCCAGACGATTCCGACAGCCATTTATGTGGCCGTAGACGGCGGGGACATGACACTAGCGTGGCTGTGGGTTATTTCCATTATCGTCATCTCGGCAATTATGCTGATGTTTGTCAACCGATATTCCTGA